One Notolabrus celidotus isolate fNotCel1 chromosome 16, fNotCel1.pri, whole genome shotgun sequence DNA window includes the following coding sequences:
- the ptp4a2b gene encoding protein tyrosine phosphatase type IVA 2 has protein sequence MGRLANMNRPAAVEIVHECMRFLITHNPTNATLNKFTEELKNFHVNTLVRVCDATYDKAPVEKEGIKVVDWPFDDGAPPPTQIVDDWLKLVGTKFREEPGSCIAVHCVAGLGRAPVLVALALIESGVKYEDAVQFIRQKRRGAFNSKQLLYLEKYRPKMRLRFKDSNSQNCCVQ, from the exons ATGGG CCGTCTCGCCAACATGAACCGCCCCGCTGCAGTCGAGATTGTCCACGAGTGCATGAGGTTCCTCATCACCCACAACCCTACCAATGCCACGCTCAACAAGTTCACTGAG gAGCTGAAGAACTTTCACGTAAATACGCTGGTGAGAGTTTGTGATGCCACCTATGATAAGGCTCCTGTGGAGAAGGAGGGGATTAAAGTTGTG GACTGGCCTTTTGATGATGGCGCCCCTCCTCCCACCCAGATTGTGGACGACTGGCTCAAGCTTGTCGGCACCAAGTTTCGAGAGGAGCCTGGCTCCTGCATCGCTGTACACTGCGTGGCAGGGCTTGGACG AGCTCCAGTCTTGGTGGCCTTAGCCCTCATTGAGAGCGGGGTGAAGTACGAAGATGCTGTGCAGTTCATAAGGCA GAAGAGACGTGGAGCCTTCAACTCCAAACAGCTGCTTTACCTCGAGAAATACAGACCCAAAATGCGTCTGCGGTTCAAGGATAGCAACAGCCAAAACTGCTGCGTGCAGTAG